CGAACTTGCTACCGAACCAAAGATTTTGGTGGTAGATAATTATGATTCATTTACCTTTAACCTGGTACATCTCCTACAGGAATGTGGAATGGATTGTACCGTAATAAGGAATGATAAATTTAACATTGAAGACGTGGCTGCTTATGATAAGATTCTTTTATCACCTGGACCGGGAATTCCGGAAGAATCCGGCTTATTATTAGAGGTCATTCGGGTATATGGCACCTCAAAAAGTATTCTAGGTATTTGTTTGGGGCAACAGGCAATAGCAGAAGTGTATGGAGGCAAATTGTTTAACCTCAAGAGACCTGTGCACGGCACGGCCACACCTTTAAAAGTGATTGATGAGGAAGAACCGTTATTCTCTGGACTACCAACATCTTTTATGGTTGGTCGTTATCATTCTTGGGCAGTAGACAGAGAAGGGTTTCCTAGCG
This Olivibacter sp. SDN3 DNA region includes the following protein-coding sequences:
- a CDS encoding aminodeoxychorismate/anthranilate synthase component II; translation: MIHNELATEPKILVVDNYDSFTFNLVHLLQECGMDCTVIRNDKFNIEDVAAYDKILLSPGPGIPEESGLLLEVIRVYGTSKSILGICLGQQAIAEVYGGKLFNLKRPVHGTATPLKVIDEEEPLFSGLPTSFMVGRYHSWAVDREGFPSELEITALDEEGVIMALRHKTYDVKGLQFHPESVLSVHGKKIIENWLKR